Within Amycolatopsis sp. cg5, the genomic segment TGGCAGCACCGTGCTCCGCACGGTGACCAGCGGTTTCCTGCCCGGTGACGACTGGGCCGACGAGTTCGAGGCGATGACCCTCGGCGGCGCGTTGTTCATGGCCACGCTCGAGACGTACCTCAACCACTTCGCGGGCCGCACCGCGCGCCCGCTCACCGCGTTCGGCCCGCCGGTCTCCGACTGGGAACACGCCTGGGCCGTGCTACACCGCGAACTCGGCCTCACCGCGCCGGTCCGCGAGGGCGACCGGGCCGTGCTCGACGGCGTCGAAGGCACCGTCTACTTCGTCAATGCGCACACGCTCGGCATCCGCACCGGCGGCGCGCTTCTGCGTTTCCTGCGCGGCTTCCACGGCGCGATGGTCGCCGGCCACCACTTCTTCGACGGCGACCCGGACCAGCAGGCCTGGGACGACCGCCTCACTCGCCTCTACGCCTAGAAAAGGATCGATCATGCCCACCACGACGTCCGCGGACGGAACCACGATCGCCTACAGCAAGGTCGGCTCCGGCCGTCCGGTCATCCTGGTCGACGGCGCCATGTGCTTCCGCGGCATGGGCCCGCTCGACGCGCTCGCCGCCGTGCTCGCGCCGGACTACACCGTCTACACGTACGACCGTCGCGGCCGCGGCGAAAGTGGTGACACCGCGCCCTATTCGGTCGAGCGCGAGGTCGAGGACCTCGACGCGCTGATCAAGGAAGCGGGCGGCTCGGCGAACGTGTTCGGCTGCTCCTCGGGCGCGGTGCTCGCGCTCGAAGCCGCCACCCGCGGCCTCGCGATCGAGAAGCTCGCGCTGTACGAGCCGCCGTTCATCGTCGACGACAGCCGCGAGATCCCGACCGGCTACATGGACCGCATCCGCGAGCACATCGCCGCCGACCGGCGCCCGGAAGCGTTGCGGGAGTTCATGGTCACCGGCGTCGGGATGCCCGCGATCATGATGGTGGTCATGCGGCTGATGCCCGCCTGGAAGAAGATCAAGGGCGTCGCGCACACCCTGCCGTACGACATGTCCGTCGTCGGCACCACACAGGAGGGCAAGCCGCTGCCGGTCGACCGGTGGACCAACATCACCATGCCCACCTTGATCGCGGACGGCGCCAAGAGCCCGGCGTGGATGCGCAACGGCGTGCGGAATCTGACCGAGCTGCTCCCCCAGGCCGAGTACCGGAACCTGGCCGGGCAGAACCACATGGTCAAGCCCAAGGTCCACGCCCCGGTGCTCAAGGACTTCTTCGGCTGACCACGAGGCCGGGATAAAGCCCGCTTTACTCCCGGGGGTTTAGCGGGCTTTATCCCCGGGAGTAAAGCCCGCTTTATCCCGGCACTGCTACCAGGAGTCGTCTTCGCGGACGACGTACTGGTTGAGGAAGTTGCAGTCGCGGCAGGCGAGGGCCGCGATGGGATGCCTGGTCTTGCCCATCAGCTTCGCGCCGCCGAGGATGCCGAGCTTGAGCGGGCCCGCGATCCAGCGTGAGTAGCCGCCGGAACCTTCGCCGGCGTCCATGACGAAACCCTGGTCCAGCGACGTGGACCCGCAGGCAGCACATTTCATGGCGGGGAACCTAGCAACAATCCCGGCGCGGCGACGGGAGTTTCGCTAAAGGTCGAGTGCGGCTCGCAAGGCGATGTCGATGCGCTCCTGCACCTCGTGGTCGATCTCGGCGACCCGCTCGTTGAACCACGGCCGGTAGAGGCGCGTCAGGTTCAGCGTGGACACCCAGTACCTGGCGTCGACGGCGACGCCGAGGATGTCCTGCGGATCCCGGTCCAGCAGCTCGGTGCCCAGCAGCCACGGGCGCTCCGAGTCGTTCACCCCGTCCGAAGACAACAGCACCACGGTGCGCTGACGCGCCGGGTCGGTCGGGGGGTGGTACGTCCAGACTTCACCCCTCCGCACGCAGGTCCTCTTCCGCCGCCGCCAGATCGGCCTCGTCGCCCAGCGCGGCATGCTCGGCATGCTGGGCCTTCTGCGGGACGTAGCCGGTGCGGACGGCTTCGCGCCGCGCGGCCTTCGAGAGCCAGGACGACACGGAGATCCCGTGTGCCTTGGCCGCGCGCTCCGCGAACTCGAGCGCGCCACTGTCCAGTGAGAGAGTCACCTTACGTGTCGCCATACCTTTTACCGTACCAGCCACCGGTCACAACGTCGGTGAACGTCCTTCGAACGGCGTAGACAACACGACCGTGGTCCGCGTCGACACCTTCGCCGATTCGCGGATCCGCCGCAGCAGATCCTCCAGTGCCAGCGGCGACGCGACCCGCACCAGCAGGATGTAGGACTCGTCCCCTGCGACCGAGTAACACGACTCGATCTCGGTGATGTGCTCGACGCGCTGCGGGTAGTCGTCGGGCGCGCCGGGGTCGTTCGGCGTCAGCGAGATCAGCGCCGTGAGGGGCAGGCCGATCTGCTCACCGTCGAGGCGCGCGGCGTACCCGCGGATCACGCCGCGCTGTTCGAGGCGGCGGACCCGTTGGTGCACGGCCGAAACCGACAGGCCGACGCGCTCGGCGAGGTCGGTGAAACTGCAGCGGCCGTCGGCGGCGAGTTCGCGGGCGATGGCCTGGTCGAGTGGTTCCAGCGGGCCGGTCACGAGCCCAGCACGACGAGCTCGTGGGGACGGTTGTTGAACGACTCGACGCCGGTCTCGGTGACCACGACGATGTCCTCGATCCGGGCGCCCCAGCGGCCGGGCTGGTAGATGCCGGGCTCGACGCTGAACGCCATGCCCGCTTCCAGCGGCAGGTCGTTGCCCGCGATGATGTACGGCTCCTCGTGCACGTCCAGGCCGATGCCGTGGCCGGTGCGGTGGATGAAGTACTCGCCGAAACCGGCTTCCGCGATGACCTCGCGCGCGGCGGCGTCGATTTGCTCGGCGGTCACGCCTGGCCGGACGGCGGCGACCGCGGCGGCCTGGGCGCGCTGCAGGATCGCGTAGGTCGCGGCGACGTCGGCGTCACGCGGCTCGCCGACGGCGTAGGTGCGGGTGGAGTCGGAGTTGTAGCCCTCGGCGATCGGGCCGCCGATGTCGACGACGACCACGTCGCCCTGCTCGATCACCCGGTCGGACACGCTGTGGTGCGGGCTCGCGCCGTTCGGGCCGGAGCCGACGATGACGAACTCGGCCTCGGTGTGGCCCTCTTCGACGATGGCGGCGGCGATGTCCGCGCCGACCTCGGCCTCGGTGCGACCGGCGCGCAGCCACTCGCCGACTCGGGCGTGCACGCGGTCGATGGCGGCGCCCGCCGTGCGCAGTGCCTCGATCTCGGCGGCGTCCTTGCGCATCCGCAGCTCGCGGACGACCGGGCCGGCCAGCACCTGCTCGGCGTCACCGAGCGCGTCGCGCAGCGCGAGCACGTGCAGCGCGGGCGTGAAGTCGCTGACCGCGACACGAGCGGGCTTGCCGAGGCGGCCCGCGACGAGCTTGTACGGGTCGTCGCCGTCGACCCAGGTGAGGATGTCGATGCCGAGCTCTTCGGTCGGCGTGTCCGCGTAACCCGGCGCCTCCAGCTTGGGCACGACCAGCGCGGGCGCGCCGTCGGCGGGCACGACGAGGGTGGTCAGCCGCTCGAAGGAACCGCCACCGGCGCCGATGAGGTAGCGCAGGTCGGAACCGGGCGTGATGAGCAGCGCGTCGGTGCCGGACTTCGCCGCGGCGGCGCGGGCTCGGTCGAGCCTGGCGCGCAGGCCTGCGACGTCGGGTGCTGGCGTATTCGGCGAACGGCGAGACATGGTGGTGAGCCTAGCCGGATCCGCCGATCCGGATCAGCCGGGTCAGCTCGCGATCCGCATGCCCGGCAGGTCGATGGCGGCTTGCCCGCCCAGCTCGTCGCGCAGTGCGCGCAGCGCCGAGTGGGCGCGGGATTTCACCGTTCCGATGGGGATGCCGAGCCGTTCGGCGACGTCGCGGTGGCTGAGGTCGTGCAGGTACATGTGGATCAGGATCTCGCGGCGCATCGGGGTCAGTTTGGCCATCGCGTCGTGCAGCGTCATGGCGGTGACGACGCGGTCCATCTCGCAGTGCGGCGCCGGGATCTGCGGCAGCGCGCCGTCGCCGGTCTCCTGCGGGCGGCGGCCACGTTTGCGGAGCCGGTCGATGGAGACGTTGCGCGCCACGATGATCAGCCACGATCTGCAGGAGGTGAGGCTGTCCGCGGCGAGCGCGGCGACCGATCGGTGCGTGACGGCGACACCCTTCGGTGTGCCGGTCGAACCTGACGTGTACATCACGTAAGCCAGGTGATCGGGATGCGTCGCGACGTCGGGGCCGGTGTCCTTTTCGGACTCGGAGATGTCGGTGAGCACGATTCCGGCACCGCATTCGGCGACGATCGCGTCGGCGCGGGCGGCGGGTGCGCGCAGGTCGAGTGGCACGTAGACCGCGCCCGCCTTGAGCACTCCGAGTATCGAAACGACCAGGTCGATCGAGCGTTCCTGCTTGAGCACCACCCGGTCTTGGGCGCGGACGCCGCGGGCGATCAGGTCGTGGGCGAGGCCGTTGGCGCGACGGTCGAGTTCGGCGTAGGTGAGCGAGGTTCCGCCCAGTACGACGGCGATCTCGTCGGGCGTGCGGGCCGCTTGGGCTTCGAACAGCTCGGGCAGCGACGCCGAGGGAAGGTCCGTGGCGGTGTCGTTCCACTCCTCGATCACCCGACGGCGTTCGGCCGGTGACACCGTCTCGACCTGCGCCAACGCCTGGTCCGGCTGAGCCGCCAGCGACTCCAGGATCCGGACGAGGCGGGTCCCGATCGCGTCGATGCCGTCGAACAGGCCCTCGCGGTAGTCCAACCGCAGGTGCAGGCCGCCGTCTCGCGGCACGGCGGCGAGCATCAGCGGGTAGTGCGTGCCGTCCCGGCCTTGGATTCCGCGCAGTGTCAGGCCGGGCGCGATCTCGGTGAGCCCGGTGTTCGGGTAGCTCTCGAACACGACGAGCGTGTCGAACAGGTCCCGCGCGTCCAGTTCGGACAGTCCAATGTGTTGATACGGAAGCAAGGCCGCCTGCCGGTCTTGCAGCGCGGCGAGCGCGTCACGGACCGAAGTCCCCGGACTGAGGCGGACACGGACGGGCAGGGTGTTGATGAAGGCGCCGACCATGGTCTCGACGCCGGGGACCTCGGCGGGGCGTCCGGCGACGACCGTGCCGAACACGACGTCGTCGCGCCCGGTCAGCTGGCCGAGCAGGATCGCCCAGGCGCACTGGACCAGCGTGTTCGCCGTGATACCCGGTAGCCGGTCCACGCGCGCTTCGAAGGTCCGGCTGCCGGGCGCGCCGCCTGGTCCGATCATCGTGGGCTCAGCACCGTCGAGTTCGGCACGCCAAGCGGCCAGTGCGGCTTCGGAGTCCTGGGCGGCGAGCCAGGCCAGGTAGGTCTTGTACGGCGTGACCGGGGCGAGCCGCTCACCGCGGTAGAGCGCGAACAGGTCGCGCATGAGCAGCGGCATCGACCAGCCGTCCAGCAGGATGTGGTGCTTCGTGAACACCAGCCGGTGCCGCCGATCGTCCACTTTGACCAGCAGGAACCGCAGCAGCGGCGGCTTGGCCGGGTCGAACCGGCGTGCCCGGTCCTCGGCCAGCAGCTCCTCGAAGTCCCGGTCGCCGAGTTCGAGCTCCCCCCACGGCAGCTCGACCGAACGCGGGATCAACTGCACGGACTTGCCGGACTTGGCCTGCCGGAACACGGCACGCAGGTTGGCGTGCCTGGCGAGCACGCCAGCGGCTGCCGCGCGCAACGCGGGCACGTCGATCGGGCCGTCCAGTTCGAACACCGACTGTACGGTGTAGACGTCCACGTCATCGGACATCGCGTGGAACAGCAATCCTTGCTGCAGCGGCGAAAGCGGCAGGACGTCGTCCAGTGTGGACTGACTCATTCCCCGTCCTCCCATGCTTGTTCGAGCTCGTCGATGTCGTCCTGGTCCAAGTCGAGCAGCGCCAGATCCGATGGCGTCCAGCCGCCGTCGCCGCACTCGGCCAGCGCTTCCAGCGCCTCGGCCCAGAGCGCGGCCAGCCGCCGGACGTCCGGCTCGTCGAAGAGGGCGTCCGGCCAGACCAGCGAGGCGCTGAGCCGAGGTCCGCCCGGCTCGTCCCGGGTGATGGCGTTGATCGCCAGCGCGTGCGCGAGTGGCATCCGCGGGTCGACGCCGCCGCCGAGCACCTCGGTCTCCGGTGCCGGTGACCAGTCGCCGTCCTCGCCGCCCGGCGCGAACCGGCCGAGGTAGTTGAAGCCGATCTGCGGTTCGGGCGACTCGGCCAGCTTCCCGCGCAGGTAGCGGAGCACGCCGAAGCCGATGCCGTGCTCCGGAATCGCCCTGAGCTGCTCCTTCACCCGCTTCAACGCCGGACCTGAGTCGGCGTCGCCCACGTCGAGGCGGACCGGGTGCACGCTGGTGAACCAGCCGACCGTGCGCGACAGGTCAGCGCCCGCGACGGCGGTCTCCTGCCTGCCGTGGCCTTCGACGGCGATGGTCACCGCGGATTCGCCGCGCCATGATCGGATCGCGAGGGCGAGTCCGGTGAGCAAGACATCGTTGACACCCGCGTGGAACGCGGCGGGCACCTTGATCAGCAGCGCTTCGGTGACCGAAGTGGACAGTTCGATCTTGGTCGAGCGCGCGGAGGCCGTGACGTCGCGTCGCGGACAGAGCGCGCCGTGCCCGAACAGCCGTTCCGGGTGCGAGAGCGTGCTTTCCCAGAACGGCAGTTCGCTGTCCCTTGTGGACTCGGCGAGGCCGCGTGCCCATGCCCGGAACGAGGTACCGGTCGGCTCCAGGGCCCGCGCCTCCCAGGCCGCGGCGAGGTCCGGGACCAGGATGCGCCAGGAGACCCCGTCGACCACAAGGTGATGCAGCATCAGCAGAACCCGGTCCTGGATCAGGACCACCTGCAGGAGCACGCCATCCGGCGGCGACAGCCGAGCACGTGCCTCTCTGACCGCGGTGTCCACATCGGACGCTTCGTGGACGAGGTCTTCCGCACGGACCGTTCCCGGTTGCCGTGCCTCGAAGACCCAGTCGCGGCTGAGGCGGGCGCGGAGCAGGTCGTGATGGTCGAGCAGTCGTTGGACCGCCGGAACGAGCCGGTCCGGCTCGCATCCGGCGGGCGCGCGGAGCAGCACCGACTGGTGGAAGTCGTCGATAGGCGCGTCCCGTTCGCGCAGCCATTCGATGATCGGGGTCAACGGGATCTCGCCGACCCCGGACACGGGCTCGGCCACCGGCTCGCTGGTTTCGCCCGCGAGGAGCGCGAGTGCGCCCGGGGTCTGCGCGCTGAACACATCGCGGGCGGTGAGTACCAACCCGGAGCTGCGGGCACGGCTGACCAGCTGGATCGACACGATGCTGTCGCCGCCGATGTCGAAGAACCGGTCGTCCACACCGACTTCCGGCACGCTCAGCACCTCGGCGAACAGCGCGCACAGCAGCTTTTCGCGTTCGGTCGACGCTGCGCGGCCGGAGCCGGTGAACTCGGGGTCCGGCAAGGCGCGGCGGTCGAGTTTGCCGCTGGTGGTGACCGGGAACGAGGGCAGCTCGACGATCGCCGACGGGACCATGTGGTCCGGCAGCTTCCGGCTGAGCGCGGCGCGCAGGTCGGTCGACGCGCTGGTCACGACGTAGCCGACAAGCTTGCCGTCGCGCAGAAGCACGGCGGCTTGGCTGACGCCCGGCTGCTCGGCCAGCACCGTTTCGATCTCGCCGAGTTCCACCCGGAAGCCGCGGATCTTGACCTGATCGTCCGCCCGGCCCACGAACCGGAGCCCGGTTTCGGTCCACTGCGCGAGGTCGCCCGTCCGGTACATCCGCGCGCCGGGTTCGAACGGGTTGGCGACGAACCGTTCGGCCGTGAGCCCGCGCCTGCCGAGGTAGCCCCTGGCCAGGCCGACGCCGGAGACGTACAGCTCGCCGACGACACCGTGCGGAACCGGCCGGAGGAAGCCATCGAGCAGGTGCACCTGGTTGTTCCACAGTGGACGGCCGATCGGCGGCGGCTCCCCCGGCGTCAGCGGCGCACTGAAGGTGACCGCGACCGTCGATTCGGTGGGCCCGTACGCGTTGATCATGCGGCGGCCCGGCGCCCAGGCGGCCACCAGCTCGGCCGGGCAAGCCTCGCCACCGACGACCAGCGTGCGCAGGCCTGGCAGTGCGCGGTCCGGCACGGTGGCCAGCGCGGCCGGCGGGATCAGCGCGTGCGTGACCTCGCCGAGCGCGTCCGCGAGGGCGTCGCCGAGCAGCGGTCCCGGCGGTGGCACCACGAGTTCGGCGCCGGCGGGCAGCGCCATGCACAGTTCCAGCACGGACGCGTCGAAGCTGGGTGACGCGAACAGGAGTACCCGGTCGCCGGGGCGCACGTCGAACCGGTCGATCTCGGCCGCCGAGAACGAGGCCAGCCCGCGGTGGGTGACGACAACGCCCTTGGGACGGCCGGTCGAGCCGGAGGTGTAGATGACGTACGCGGGGTGGTCGGGAAGCGTGCGCACGGCCGGGCGGTGGGCGGGCGTACATTCCACTGTGGACGGATCCAAGGATCGGAGTACCAAGGCAGGCGCGGCGTCTTCGAGCATTAACGCGATCCGCTCGGCCGGATAGTCCGGATCGATCGGCAGATACGCGGCGCCCGCTTTGAGCACTGCCAGCTGGGCGATCACGATCTCCGCGGAGCGCGGCAGGATCAGCGCGACCAGACTCTCCGGGCCGATGCCCTGGCCGAGCAGCCACTGCGCCCAGCGGTTCGCTTCACGGTCCAGTTCCGCATAGGACAGGCCACCGACGGCCGGGGCGTCCGGTGTCCGGTCGACCTGACGCTCGATGAGCACCTGTAGCGAGACCGGCTCGATCGTTTTCGTGGTGCTGTCCGGTGTGGACCCACCCAGGTCGATCCGGCTCACGGGCAGTTCGGGTGCGGCCGTCAGCACACGGACGAGCCGGTCGGCGATCCCGTCCACTGTGGACTCGGTCAAGCATTCCGGCTGATAGTCGAGCCGGAGGAGCAGGCCGTTCTCAGTCGGGGCGAGCGCGATCAGCAACGGGTAGTGGGTCGCGTCGCGGCCGGTCAGCGCGAGTTCGCCGGAGGCGGGGTAGTTCTCGTAGACGACCAGCGTGTCGAACAGCTCGCCGATCCCGGCCTGGCGCTGGACGTCGGCGAGGCCCACGTGATGCTGGTCGAGCAGGGCGGACTGGCGATGTTGCAAGTCCGCGCACAGGTCGCGCAACGACTGCACGGGGTCGATTCGGACGCGCACCGGGACGGTGTTGATGAACGAGCCGACCATGGTCTCGACGCCGGGCAGTTCGGCGGGACGCCCGGAGACGACCGCGCCGAACACCACGTCGTCACTGCCCGCGAGCTGGCCGAGGACGATTCCCCACGCGGCTTGCCCGAGCGTGTTGAGCGTGATGCCCGGGATGCGGGTGACCTCCGGCAGCCGGATCTTGAGCTGGGCCGGGAAACCTCCTGGCTT encodes:
- a CDS encoding M24 family metallopeptidase; protein product: MSRRSPNTPAPDVAGLRARLDRARAAAAKSGTDALLITPGSDLRYLIGAGGGSFERLTTLVVPADGAPALVVPKLEAPGYADTPTEELGIDILTWVDGDDPYKLVAGRLGKPARVAVSDFTPALHVLALRDALGDAEQVLAGPVVRELRMRKDAAEIEALRTAGAAIDRVHARVGEWLRAGRTEAEVGADIAAAIVEEGHTEAEFVIVGSGPNGASPHHSVSDRVIEQGDVVVVDIGGPIAEGYNSDSTRTYAVGEPRDADVAATYAILQRAQAAAVAAVRPGVTAEQIDAAAREVIAEAGFGEYFIHRTGHGIGLDVHEEPYIIAGNDLPLEAGMAFSVEPGIYQPGRWGARIEDIVVVTETGVESFNNRPHELVVLGS
- a CDS encoding Lrp/AsnC family transcriptional regulator; the encoded protein is MTGPLEPLDQAIARELAADGRCSFTDLAERVGLSVSAVHQRVRRLEQRGVIRGYAARLDGEQIGLPLTALISLTPNDPGAPDDYPQRVEHITEIESCYSVAGDESYILLVRVASPLALEDLLRRIRESAKVSTRTTVVLSTPFEGRSPTL
- a CDS encoding alpha/beta fold hydrolase yields the protein MPTTTSADGTTIAYSKVGSGRPVILVDGAMCFRGMGPLDALAAVLAPDYTVYTYDRRGRGESGDTAPYSVEREVEDLDALIKEAGGSANVFGCSSGAVLALEAATRGLAIEKLALYEPPFIVDDSREIPTGYMDRIREHIAADRRPEALREFMVTGVGMPAIMMVVMRLMPAWKKIKGVAHTLPYDMSVVGTTQEGKPLPVDRWTNITMPTLIADGAKSPAWMRNGVRNLTELLPQAEYRNLAGQNHMVKPKVHAPVLKDFFG
- a CDS encoding sigma-70 family RNA polymerase sigma factor produces the protein MSQSTLDDVLPLSPLQQGLLFHAMSDDVDVYTVQSVFELDGPIDVPALRAAAAGVLARHANLRAVFRQAKSGKSVQLIPRSVELPWGELELGDRDFEELLAEDRARRFDPAKPPLLRFLLVKVDDRRHRLVFTKHHILLDGWSMPLLMRDLFALYRGERLAPVTPYKTYLAWLAAQDSEAALAAWRAELDGAEPTMIGPGGAPGSRTFEARVDRLPGITANTLVQCAWAILLGQLTGRDDVVFGTVVAGRPAEVPGVETMVGAFINTLPVRVRLSPGTSVRDALAALQDRQAALLPYQHIGLSELDARDLFDTLVVFESYPNTGLTEIAPGLTLRGIQGRDGTHYPLMLAAVPRDGGLHLRLDYREGLFDGIDAIGTRLVRILESLAAQPDQALAQVETVSPAERRRVIEEWNDTATDLPSASLPELFEAQAARTPDEIAVVLGGTSLTYAELDRRANGLAHDLIARGVRAQDRVVLKQERSIDLVVSILGVLKAGAVYVPLDLRAPAARADAIVAECGAGIVLTDISESEKDTGPDVATHPDHLAYVMYTSGSTGTPKGVAVTHRSVAALAADSLTSCRSWLIIVARNVSIDRLRKRGRRPQETGDGALPQIPAPHCEMDRVVTAMTLHDAMAKLTPMRREILIHMYLHDLSHRDVAERLGIPIGTVKSRAHSALRALRDELGGQAAIDLPGMRIAS
- a CDS encoding SRPBCC domain-containing protein, whose product is MGHEFETSNEFSVGATPEQVWGAIATGPGIDSWFMGTNEVGDGVVRTAFGGYNPTLPITVSEPGRRFAYESAKAEDGRFVAYEFLIEGRAGGSTVLRTVTSGFLPGDDWADEFEAMTLGGALFMATLETYLNHFAGRTARPLTAFGPPVSDWEHAWAVLHRELGLTAPVREGDRAVLDGVEGTVYFVNAHTLGIRTGGALLRFLRGFHGAMVAGHHFFDGDPDQQAWDDRLTRLYA